From a single Intestinibaculum porci genomic region:
- a CDS encoding ABC transporter ATP-binding protein produces the protein MNSVIKTLTGSLREFKKDAIKTPIIVAGESLMECIIPFVIARFINKIQQGTITHQDLWFYGLLLFALACLSLFFGTWAGITCSRASVGLAKNLRHDLFARVQTFSFANIDKFSASSLVTRMTTDITNVQMAFMMIIRIAVRAPLMIIFSFTMAILMGGRLALIFVFTIPFLGIGLSLIIRKVNPLFKAVFKKYDRLNESVQENITGIRVVKSFVREDFENKKFYNAAEDVRQDFTKAEKLLAFNMPMMQFCLYVVMIFTLLFGSYLIISTHAVSLNVGQLSSLLTYSFQILISLMMLSMIFVMVTMATESAHRISEVLQEKTTLSNPAHPLYDVPNGDIEFRNVSFKYSEKAKRYALSNINLKIKSGQTIGILGGTGSSKSSLIQLISRLYDTTEGEVLVGDHNVKDYDLVTLRDQVAVVLQKNELFSGTIKENLRWGNKNATDEEIKQAAHLACADEFVELMPNKYDTYIEQGGTNVSGGQKQRLCIARALLKKPKVLILDDSTSAVDTKTDAKIREGFKEFIPETTKIIIAQRVASVQDADLILVMSKGTISAMGTHDELMKTSEIYQEVFNSQNKKGGDE, from the coding sequence ATGAATAGTGTCATTAAGACATTAACAGGCAGTTTACGCGAATTTAAAAAAGATGCCATTAAGACACCAATTATTGTGGCTGGGGAATCTCTTATGGAATGTATTATTCCATTTGTCATTGCCCGCTTTATCAATAAGATCCAGCAGGGGACAATTACCCATCAGGATCTCTGGTTCTACGGCCTTTTATTATTTGCTTTAGCTTGTTTATCTTTATTTTTTGGGACTTGGGCAGGTATTACCTGTTCACGCGCTTCAGTTGGTTTAGCGAAAAACTTACGCCATGATTTATTCGCCCGCGTACAAACGTTCTCATTCGCTAATATCGATAAATTCTCAGCGTCATCACTCGTAACCCGTATGACAACGGATATTACCAACGTCCAGATGGCGTTTATGATGATCATTCGTATTGCCGTCCGCGCTCCATTAATGATTATCTTCTCATTTACGATGGCCATTCTCATGGGCGGTCGCTTAGCCTTGATTTTCGTATTTACCATTCCATTTTTAGGTATTGGTTTATCTCTTATTATTCGTAAGGTCAATCCTTTATTCAAAGCCGTCTTCAAAAAGTATGACCGCTTAAACGAATCGGTCCAGGAAAATATTACCGGGATCCGCGTTGTGAAATCCTTTGTCCGTGAAGACTTTGAAAACAAGAAGTTCTACAATGCGGCGGAAGATGTGCGTCAGGACTTTACTAAAGCAGAAAAACTGTTGGCCTTCAATATGCCAATGATGCAGTTCTGCCTGTATGTGGTGATGATCTTTACCTTGTTATTTGGTTCTTATCTGATCATCTCCACCCATGCCGTTTCATTAAATGTTGGACAGTTATCTTCATTACTGACATACTCTTTCCAGATTCTGATTTCCTTAATGATGTTATCGATGATCTTCGTGATGGTCACCATGGCTACCGAATCAGCACATCGTATCAGCGAAGTATTACAGGAAAAGACGACATTATCAAATCCTGCTCATCCGCTTTATGATGTGCCTAATGGGGATATTGAATTCAGAAATGTATCTTTCAAATATTCAGAAAAAGCCAAACGTTACGCATTATCCAATATTAATCTGAAGATTAAGAGCGGTCAGACGATTGGGATCTTAGGGGGCACTGGTTCTTCTAAATCATCGCTGATTCAGTTGATCTCCCGTCTTTATGATACAACCGAAGGCGAAGTGCTCGTTGGTGATCATAATGTCAAAGATTATGATTTAGTCACTTTGCGTGATCAGGTCGCTGTGGTATTACAGAAAAACGAATTATTCTCAGGTACAATTAAAGAGAACTTACGCTGGGGGAATAAAAATGCCACCGATGAAGAAATCAAACAGGCAGCCCATTTAGCCTGCGCAGATGAATTCGTCGAATTAATGCCCAACAAATACGATACTTATATCGAACAGGGCGGGACAAACGTTTCCGGTGGTCAGAAACAGCGTTTATGTATTGCCCGTGCTTTATTAAAGAAACCAAAAGTACTCATTCTTGACGATTCAACAAGTGCTGTCGATACCAAAACGGATGCTAAAATCCGTGAAGGCTTCAAGGAATTTATTCCGGAAACGACAAAAATTATTATTGCGCAGCGTGTTGCATCTGTGCAGGATGCGGATCTCATTCTCGTTATGAGTAAAGGGACGATCAGCGCGATGGGCACCCATGATGAATTAATGAAGACAAGTGAAATCTATCAGGAAGTCTTCAACTCACAAAATAAGAAAGGAGGCGACGAATAA
- a CDS encoding ABC transporter ATP-binding protein codes for MAEHKPNRVKKGTVSRLLKTLMGFFPVLLPVTFLLILLNAIFGAIPAIFMQKVIAIIEVALKKHWTAAQASSEVFKTISLLIILYIIALAASLTYNRMMAVITQGSLAKFREKCFAKMETLPIRFFDTHAHGDIMSVYTNDIDALRQMISQSFPQLFSTFITLVTLFCVMMWYSVGLCLVVIAGMIVMLVVTKVLGGRSARYFIKQQQTLGTTEGYIEEMMNGQKVIKVFNHEEEALEGFDKVNDNWAKAATSANIYSNILGPILHNMSNLLYVIVGIVGGALLLAKAPNLSISGMPLSIAIIVPFLNMTKQFTGSIGQVSQQINAVVMGLGGASRIFALLDEESETDDGYVTLVHAKEENGQMVETNDKNDPWMWRHQHQDTGKVDYKPLRGTVLFDDVDFAYNPDKMILHNIEMYAHAGQKVALVGSTGAGKTTITNLINRFYDIADGKIRYDGININKIKKADLRRSLGIVLQDTNLFTGTVMDNIRYGRLDATDEECFAAAKLVGADDFINRLPAGYDTPLYNNGANLSQGQRQLIAIARAAVADPPVMILDEATSSIDTRTEAIVQRGMDALMNGRTVFVIAHRLSTVQNSDVILVMEHGRIIERGTHEQLIAQKGEYYQLYTGAFELE; via the coding sequence ATGGCTGAACATAAACCAAATCGTGTTAAAAAAGGCACCGTTTCAAGACTCCTTAAAACCTTAATGGGATTCTTCCCGGTATTATTACCAGTAACCTTCTTACTGATCTTACTTAATGCGATCTTCGGAGCGATTCCAGCGATCTTTATGCAGAAAGTTATTGCCATTATCGAAGTCGCTCTTAAGAAACACTGGACTGCTGCTCAGGCTTCCAGTGAAGTCTTCAAGACAATCAGTCTTCTCATTATCTTATATATCATTGCTTTAGCCGCTTCATTAACTTACAACCGTATGATGGCTGTTATTACGCAGGGGTCTCTGGCTAAATTCCGTGAAAAATGTTTTGCGAAGATGGAAACTTTACCAATCCGTTTCTTCGATACCCACGCTCATGGGGATATCATGTCTGTTTATACCAACGATATCGATGCCCTGCGTCAGATGATTTCTCAGTCATTCCCACAGTTATTCTCAACCTTTATCACGTTAGTCACTTTATTCTGCGTAATGATGTGGTATTCCGTAGGATTATGCTTGGTCGTTATTGCCGGAATGATTGTGATGCTAGTAGTGACCAAAGTTTTAGGCGGCCGCAGTGCCCGTTACTTCATCAAGCAGCAGCAGACCTTAGGAACAACCGAAGGTTATATTGAAGAAATGATGAATGGTCAGAAAGTCATCAAAGTCTTCAACCACGAAGAAGAAGCCTTAGAAGGCTTCGACAAAGTCAATGATAACTGGGCGAAAGCCGCCACCAGCGCGAATATTTATTCAAATATCTTAGGACCAATCTTACATAACATGAGTAACCTGCTTTATGTTATTGTCGGCATTGTCGGCGGCGCTCTCTTATTAGCGAAAGCGCCAAACTTATCCATTTCCGGGATGCCGTTATCCATTGCCATTATCGTGCCATTCCTCAACATGACCAAGCAGTTTACCGGCTCAATCGGCCAGGTTTCCCAGCAGATCAATGCCGTAGTCATGGGGTTAGGCGGCGCTTCTCGTATCTTCGCATTATTAGATGAAGAAAGTGAAACGGATGATGGTTATGTCACTCTTGTCCATGCCAAAGAAGAAAACGGTCAGATGGTGGAAACCAATGATAAAAACGATCCTTGGATGTGGCGTCATCAGCATCAGGATACTGGTAAGGTTGACTACAAGCCATTACGCGGGACCGTCTTATTCGACGACGTCGACTTTGCTTACAATCCTGATAAGATGATTCTTCACAATATCGAAATGTATGCCCATGCCGGTCAAAAAGTGGCCTTAGTCGGTTCAACCGGAGCCGGGAAAACAACCATTACCAACTTAATTAACCGTTTCTATGATATCGCTGATGGCAAGATCCGTTATGACGGCATCAACATCAACAAAATCAAAAAAGCCGATTTAAGACGTTCGTTAGGGATCGTTTTACAGGATACCAACCTCTTTACCGGCACAGTTATGGATAACATTCGTTACGGCCGCTTAGATGCAACCGATGAAGAATGCTTTGCGGCCGCTAAATTAGTCGGCGCCGATGACTTCATCAACCGTTTACCAGCTGGTTATGATACGCCATTATACAATAATGGTGCCAACTTATCACAAGGTCAGCGTCAGCTGATTGCGATTGCCCGCGCAGCGGTCGCTGATCCACCAGTCATGATCTTAGATGAAGCCACTTCATCGATCGATACGCGTACCGAAGCCATCGTCCAGCGCGGAATGGATGCCCTCATGAATGGTCGTACCGTCTTTGTCATCGCCCATCGTTTATCGACGGTCCAGAACTCTGATGTCATCTTAGTGATGGAACATGGCCGTATTATTGAACGCGGGACACATGAACAGCTGATTGCCCAGAAGGGTGAATACTATCAGCTTTATACTGGTGCTTTTGAACTCGAATAA
- a CDS encoding LysE family translocator — protein sequence MTIEYLLRGLLIGVIFGVPAGALGALVIQRTLEHGPIAGLLTGLGSSIADTIYASLCVLGSRLVSGVLKIYNAPITIAGGIVILTLGIFTVRKQGMRVNDGNKNYLSDLGSGFGIAIMNPGMILLFLFACNLTHTHSPYPLASAIPLLIGAFVGTFIWWIILSGLMSLLRKRITDRVYTTLNKVLGTILIIFGIFVIFDALRTLF from the coding sequence ATGACGATTGAATATCTCTTACGGGGCTTGCTCATTGGTGTTATCTTTGGTGTTCCTGCCGGCGCATTAGGGGCGTTAGTCATTCAGCGCACGCTGGAACACGGGCCCATCGCTGGCTTGTTAACGGGGTTAGGTTCCTCGATTGCAGATACTATTTATGCATCTTTATGCGTCTTAGGCTCGCGTCTGGTAAGCGGCGTTTTAAAAATATATAATGCCCCGATCACAATTGCTGGCGGGATTGTCATTTTGACCTTAGGGATCTTTACCGTGCGTAAGCAGGGGATGCGCGTTAATGATGGCAATAAGAATTATCTATCTGATTTGGGCAGCGGCTTTGGCATCGCCATTATGAATCCAGGGATGATTCTCTTATTTCTCTTTGCCTGTAATCTGACCCATACGCATTCTCCTTATCCGCTCGCGAGCGCGATTCCTTTACTGATCGGCGCTTTTGTCGGTACCTTTATCTGGTGGATCATCTTAAGCGGCCTAATGAGTTTATTACGTAAGCGGATCACCGATCGTGTCTATACCACTTTAAATAAAGTCTTAGGGACCATTCTCATCATCTTTGGGATCTTTGTCATCTTCGATGCATTGCGCACGCTTTTTTAA
- a CDS encoding permease, with the protein MDVFMNQVLKMQWLAHLINTLLTHLGLNVSTRLGGSVSFFLFDVIKITILLCVLIFIVSYIQSFFPPERSREILSRFHGLWANLIGALIGTVTPFCSCSSIPLFIGFTSAGIPLGVTFSFLISSPMVDLGSLVLLMSIFGLKIAVIYVIFGLIVAVIGGLIIENLHLEGEVEDFIYNHVGKLTQAASLTIKDRIAYAGQQVVSTFTKVFPYILVGVGIGAFIHNWIPEHFIVTLLGSHNPFGVILATIVGVPMYADIFGTIPIAEALLSKGALLGVVLSLMMAVTTLSLPSLVMLRKAIKPKLLGIFVGICSVGIIAVGYVFNILAPLIL; encoded by the coding sequence ATGGATGTCTTCATGAATCAGGTTCTTAAAATGCAATGGCTCGCTCATTTGATCAATACTTTACTCACGCATCTTGGTCTTAATGTCAGCACCCGCCTTGGCGGCAGTGTTTCATTCTTTCTCTTTGATGTCATTAAAATTACCATTCTTTTATGTGTTTTAATCTTTATTGTCAGTTATATTCAAAGCTTTTTTCCGCCCGAACGCTCACGCGAAATCTTAAGTCGTTTTCATGGCTTATGGGCCAATCTGATTGGCGCCCTGATCGGGACGGTCACGCCGTTTTGTTCATGTTCATCAATACCTTTATTTATTGGTTTCACCAGTGCCGGGATTCCTTTAGGGGTGACCTTTTCATTCCTGATTTCATCTCCTATGGTGGATTTAGGATCACTCGTCTTATTAATGAGTATCTTTGGCTTGAAGATCGCGGTGATCTATGTCATCTTTGGCTTGATCGTCGCCGTGATTGGCGGTCTGATCATTGAAAACCTGCACTTAGAAGGAGAAGTCGAAGACTTCATCTATAACCATGTCGGTAAGCTCACTCAGGCCGCGTCCCTGACGATTAAAGATCGGATAGCTTATGCCGGGCAGCAGGTGGTTTCCACTTTTACCAAAGTCTTCCCCTATATTTTAGTCGGGGTAGGCATTGGTGCTTTTATTCATAACTGGATCCCTGAACATTTCATTGTCACGCTGCTGGGCTCGCATAATCCTTTTGGCGTCATTCTCGCAACAATTGTCGGCGTGCCGATGTATGCGGATATCTTTGGCACCATTCCGATCGCTGAGGCGCTTCTTAGTAAAGGTGCTTTACTTGGCGTCGTGCTCTCATTGATGATGGCTGTGACCACTTTATCACTGCCTTCACTGGTGATGTTAAGAAAAGCGATCAAACCAAAACTGTTAGGCATTTTTGTAGGTATCTGCAGCGTTGGTATTATTGCTGTAGGTTATGTATTTAATATCTTAGCGCCGCTTATTTTATAG
- a CDS encoding IS110 family RNA-guided transposase, with protein sequence MKNNIFSKQYDLFLGLDVSKGKADAAIYKRNRDRNVKSKFVRKAIKFKFTKPGVDEFLDTVRHYKDEDCLSVLFAMEVTGVYSDNVYMYIRDHLQESESVKFLDTKFVDRWRDAHGYAKSDPLDAKTIAQMCATDDDARYVEKAPNYNEENNKKGHANLKLLTHRYQQLNKQLNAEYNRLSAQCEKFFPELTAVFSIRSATALAILEAYPTAHHIIKSSKNEVFNVAYEASKHRCKEAKIDDLFDLCENTIVTLNVPEEAELVTAEMVSSIRNLLQTRRNYKKMMVNLASEQPAFKRLQTLIGVGEESAAMILGEVYDIALSKKAENFASYCGLTPRNKKSGSSVDTHGKISKMGSPILRHAIYLASEYARRHNPYLANLFARVKNGNKKRHKLAIVAVANKMARYIYAILKHDSDFVLLYEDLMKLPEDTRATFFQSITTDIPEKTRRCIYKYSDENGVVHDFTFTGNDSEE encoded by the coding sequence GTGAAAAACAATATCTTTTCAAAACAATATGATTTATTTCTCGGTTTAGACGTTTCTAAAGGCAAAGCAGACGCTGCCATTTATAAACGTAACAGAGATAGAAATGTTAAATCCAAATTTGTTCGAAAGGCGATAAAGTTTAAATTCACCAAGCCAGGTGTCGATGAGTTCCTCGATACCGTTAGACATTACAAAGATGAAGACTGCCTGAGCGTTCTTTTCGCAATGGAAGTAACAGGCGTGTACTCTGACAATGTCTACATGTATATACGCGATCATCTCCAGGAAAGTGAATCAGTTAAGTTTCTGGATACTAAATTCGTTGACAGGTGGCGCGATGCACACGGATATGCCAAATCCGATCCACTTGACGCTAAGACTATTGCACAGATGTGCGCAACTGATGATGATGCACGTTATGTTGAAAAAGCTCCTAATTACAACGAAGAAAACAACAAAAAAGGACATGCGAATCTAAAACTTCTGACGCATCGCTATCAGCAGCTGAATAAACAGCTAAATGCTGAATATAATCGACTGAGTGCACAGTGTGAAAAGTTCTTCCCCGAGCTTACCGCTGTTTTCTCAATACGTTCTGCGACTGCGCTTGCAATCTTAGAGGCATATCCTACTGCACATCATATCATTAAATCTTCTAAAAATGAAGTCTTTAATGTGGCTTACGAGGCCTCTAAGCATCGCTGTAAGGAAGCTAAAATAGACGATTTGTTCGATCTTTGTGAAAATACCATAGTTACTCTTAATGTTCCTGAGGAAGCTGAACTGGTCACCGCTGAAATGGTCAGCAGTATCAGAAATCTGCTTCAGACAAGGAGAAACTACAAGAAAATGATGGTTAATCTTGCTTCAGAACAGCCTGCATTTAAGCGTCTTCAGACATTAATCGGCGTTGGTGAAGAATCCGCAGCTATGATTCTTGGTGAGGTATATGACATAGCTCTTTCCAAGAAAGCGGAAAACTTTGCATCATACTGTGGATTAACGCCAAGAAATAAGAAATCAGGTTCATCAGTTGATACCCATGGGAAGATTTCCAAAATGGGATCGCCTATCCTCAGACACGCTATATACCTGGCATCAGAGTATGCCAGACGGCATAATCCATACCTTGCCAACCTGTTTGCAAGGGTTAAAAACGGCAATAAGAAGCGCCATAAGCTTGCAATAGTAGCTGTTGCCAATAAGATGGCACGTTATATTTACGCTATTCTTAAGCATGATAGTGATTTCGTACTGCTTTATGAGGATCTCATGAAGCTTCCGGAAGATACCCGAGCCACGTTCTTCCAAAGTATTACTACTGACATTCCAGAAAAGACAAGAAGATGTATTTACAAATATTCTGATGAGAATGGTGTAGTACATGATTTTACCTTTACTGGAAATGACTCAGAAGAGTGA
- a CDS encoding thioredoxin family protein produces MLKIEVLGTGCRNCKALLTHTKEAVESLGCDAEVSYVDDLEKIMSYGVMSTPALVINGQVAASGHVLKRKDVEKLIKESI; encoded by the coding sequence ATGTTAAAAATTGAAGTATTAGGAACTGGCTGTCGTAACTGTAAAGCACTTTTAACGCATACTAAGGAAGCGGTAGAAAGCTTAGGCTGCGACGCAGAAGTGAGTTATGTGGATGATTTAGAAAAGATTATGAGTTATGGGGTAATGAGTACGCCGGCCTTAGTTATTAATGGGCAAGTCGCTGCGAGCGGCCACGTACTTAAACGCAAAGATGTGGAAAAGCTGATTAAGGAGTCCATATAG
- a CDS encoding arsenate reductase/protein-tyrosine-phosphatase family protein — translation MNIAFICTHNACRSQIAEALAHYYHPIGMHFYSAGSQPQRQINQDAVRLMKELYGIDMEKTQYSKTIAELPTIDVAIAMGCGVICPFIGRDFDEDWGLEDPSGHDDETFKRIIASIDAHVQTLIRTYQKKNAK, via the coding sequence ATGAATATTGCCTTTATCTGCACGCATAATGCCTGTCGCTCGCAGATTGCGGAAGCTTTAGCTCATTATTATCATCCTATCGGCATGCATTTTTATTCTGCCGGCTCACAGCCGCAAAGGCAGATCAATCAGGACGCTGTGCGCTTAATGAAAGAGCTCTATGGGATCGATATGGAAAAGACGCAGTATTCAAAAACGATTGCCGAGCTGCCGACGATCGATGTAGCGATTGCGATGGGATGCGGTGTGATCTGCCCGTTTATTGGTCGTGATTTCGATGAGGACTGGGGCTTAGAAGATCCCAGCGGTCATGATGATGAGACCTTTAAACGTATTATTGCCTCTATTGACGCTCATGTCCAAACACTTATTCGAACTTACCAAAAGAAAAACGCCAAATAG
- a CDS encoding endo alpha-1,4 polygalactosaminidase, whose amino-acid sequence MKTKKYILILCLVFMLFGCSAKKVHNPTLRIVYGMKTKQLLSIKKHYDVMVINAAKVSRQDLTQLHKKAKYIYSYLDIAALNPKSPAFKKLKSLKLMPTVSGKKYYMNVADKKWQNYLTKTVKSYEEKGIDGYFIDHSDLYEKRQNNTIYTGLKTILSSLKKTKSPLILNNAQALVEKDPKILKGIAMISQEDVFTYWNHQTNKREDVPEKESLKKKNYLKKMAAMHKHVYVIDFTKKSDWQAVIKAYDKKYGYSTLFPLKTNYSK is encoded by the coding sequence ATGAAAACAAAAAAGTACATCCTCATCCTGTGCTTAGTCTTTATGCTTTTTGGCTGCTCCGCCAAAAAAGTGCACAATCCAACATTACGCATTGTCTATGGCATGAAAACCAAACAGTTATTATCTATTAAAAAACATTATGATGTGATGGTCATCAACGCTGCGAAAGTCTCACGTCAGGATCTCACGCAGCTTCATAAAAAAGCCAAATATATTTATAGTTACCTTGATATTGCAGCCTTAAATCCAAAAAGTCCCGCTTTTAAAAAGCTGAAAAGCTTAAAACTGATGCCAACCGTATCCGGGAAAAAGTATTATATGAATGTCGCGGATAAGAAGTGGCAAAACTATCTTACTAAAACGGTTAAAAGCTATGAAGAAAAAGGGATTGATGGGTATTTCATCGATCATAGCGATCTCTATGAAAAGCGTCAAAATAATACCATTTATACGGGCTTAAAGACCATTTTATCGTCTTTAAAAAAGACCAAGAGTCCCCTCATTCTCAATAATGCCCAAGCGCTTGTTGAAAAAGATCCTAAGATTTTAAAGGGCATTGCCATGATCAGTCAGGAAGATGTCTTTACCTACTGGAATCATCAGACAAACAAGCGTGAAGATGTGCCAGAAAAAGAAAGTTTGAAAAAGAAAAACTACCTCAAAAAGATGGCCGCCATGCATAAACATGTCTATGTCATTGATTTTACTAAAAAATCAGACTGGCAGGCAGTCATCAAGGCTTATGACAAGAAATATGGCTATAGCACCCTCTTCCCATTAAAAACCAATTATTCCAAATAA
- the lepB gene encoding signal peptidase I, whose amino-acid sequence MENNEKQASMKNTIIEYIKVILVTVVLTYAVLYFVQISRVVGDSMNPTYKNGNIVLVDKRFYNYKDVKYGDVVVAKADFGDGEEQIIKRVIGKGGDVIACKNGALYRNNKKLDEPYIKEEMYDDDWKVTVKQDCLFCMGDNRNNSADSREIGAIDFKTGIVGKVFFKVF is encoded by the coding sequence ATGGAAAATAATGAAAAACAAGCGTCAATGAAAAATACAATTATCGAATATATTAAAGTCATTTTAGTGACCGTTGTACTAACCTATGCAGTGCTCTATTTCGTTCAGATCTCTAGAGTCGTGGGGGATTCGATGAATCCGACTTATAAAAATGGCAATATCGTCTTAGTTGATAAACGTTTCTATAACTACAAAGATGTCAAGTATGGTGATGTAGTCGTAGCCAAAGCAGACTTTGGTGATGGGGAAGAACAGATCATCAAACGTGTTATTGGCAAAGGCGGCGATGTCATTGCCTGTAAGAATGGTGCCCTCTATCGCAACAACAAAAAACTCGATGAACCTTATATTAAAGAAGAGATGTATGATGATGACTGGAAAGTAACGGTCAAACAGGACTGCCTCTTCTGTATGGGTGATAATCGCAACAACTCCGCCGATTCCCGTGAGATTGGGGCGATCGATTTTAAAACCGGGATTGTCGGGAAAGTCTTTTTCAAGGTCTTCTAA
- a CDS encoding phosphoenolpyruvate carboxykinase gives MAYKFKITRGNAIMNFSEEYCQSRCELIESDSFGKVLAKFVKDNARRDTTLYQYFHERNDDDVSLTHDLQYTLRLLLVMTDNMIIKSGSPYAKYFDQPKMFKRFVENLYTFWRKLQRYAVVLNREQSGGFQNVHFTSAQAAFEELVLKTYRSIEETALGNKNNVYRQITAGVNAGLVLTNFRTNLPYEYRCLDDIPFIEEVIIHPPFIAYSKRNKRDGVFPEINYNPIEDHKFDPEQWFCYPAKIGSLLAFVYFNVKFMAQGVALCNLFELANENEYRGRKPDLVYVYGYEDGEMNQAFYQDDKNNMLVALLSANDYFDYFGYMKKMCLTLHNVYQLNHGNLPIHGAMVRMKLHDDTVKNIVVMGDSGAGKSETIEQIKGLGAAYIEDVMTVYDDMGLLHIDDNGKVVSSGTEVGAFVRLDDLDAGYSFKELDRSVFLNPDQKNARVVIPITDWEDVVASHHVDLFLYANNYDAEGEPLEFFDNEEEALKVFRAGQRMAKGTTTEYGLVGSYFANPFGPVQRQEQTEPILRSYFDKMFAQGVKVGQLHTRLGIKGNEHTGPKDAAIAILKYLTGENELKKLSGDDSE, from the coding sequence ATGGCCTATAAATTTAAAATTACACGCGGTAATGCGATTATGAATTTCTCTGAAGAATACTGTCAGAGCAGATGCGAACTGATTGAAAGTGATTCTTTCGGTAAAGTGTTAGCGAAGTTTGTGAAAGACAATGCCCGTCGCGACACGACTCTTTATCAGTATTTTCATGAAAGAAATGATGATGACGTTTCATTAACCCATGATTTACAGTATACTTTACGTTTACTTTTAGTGATGACGGACAATATGATTATCAAAAGCGGCAGTCCTTATGCCAAATACTTTGATCAGCCAAAGATGTTTAAGAGATTTGTCGAGAATCTTTATACGTTCTGGCGTAAACTGCAGCGTTATGCCGTTGTCTTAAACCGTGAACAGAGCGGCGGCTTCCAGAATGTGCACTTCACCAGTGCCCAGGCAGCTTTTGAAGAATTAGTCTTAAAGACGTATCGTTCTATTGAAGAAACAGCCTTAGGCAATAAGAATAACGTCTATCGTCAGATTACCGCTGGGGTAAATGCGGGTTTAGTTTTAACCAACTTCCGCACAAATCTTCCTTACGAATACAGATGTTTAGATGATATTCCATTCATCGAAGAAGTCATTATCCATCCACCATTCATTGCTTACTCTAAACGTAATAAACGTGACGGGGTTTTCCCAGAAATCAACTACAACCCAATCGAAGATCATAAATTTGATCCTGAACAGTGGTTCTGTTATCCCGCTAAAATCGGCTCATTATTAGCTTTCGTTTACTTCAATGTGAAATTCATGGCGCAGGGGGTTGCGTTATGTAACTTATTTGAATTAGCGAATGAAAATGAATACCGCGGCCGTAAACCAGACTTAGTTTATGTCTATGGTTATGAAGATGGTGAAATGAACCAGGCTTTCTACCAGGATGATAAGAATAATATGTTAGTGGCTTTATTATCCGCTAATGATTACTTCGATTACTTCGGTTATATGAAGAAAATGTGCTTGACGCTGCACAATGTTTATCAGTTAAATCATGGCAATCTGCCAATCCATGGCGCGATGGTGCGCATGAAACTCCATGATGATACCGTAAAGAATATCGTCGTTATGGGCGATAGCGGCGCTGGTAAATCCGAAACAATCGAACAGATCAAAGGCTTAGGGGCTGCTTATATTGAAGATGTTATGACCGTCTATGATGATATGGGTCTCTTACATATTGATGATAACGGTAAAGTTGTCTCTTCAGGGACAGAAGTCGGCGCCTTTGTGCGACTCGATGACTTAGATGCTGGTTATTCCTTCAAGGAATTAGACCGTTCTGTTTTCTTGAACCCAGATCAGAAGAATGCCCGCGTGGTTATTCCTATTACTGACTGGGAAGATGTGGTCGCTTCCCATCATGTGGATCTCTTCCTGTATGCGAATAACTATGATGCCGAAGGGGAACCACTAGAATTCTTCGATAATGAAGAAGAAGCGTTAAAAGTCTTCCGTGCTGGTCAGCGTATGGCGAAAGGGACAACGACGGAATATGGTTTAGTAGGTTCTTACTTTGCCAACCCATTTGGTCCTGTTCAGCGTCAGGAACAGACCGAACCAATCTTACGCAGCTACTTCGATAAGATGTTTGCGCAGGGTGTGAAAGTCGGTCAGTTACATACGCGTTTAGGTATTAAGGGGAATGAACATACCGGTCCGAAAGATGCCGCCATTGCGATCCTGAAATACTTAACTGGCGAAAATGAATTAAAAAAATTATCTGGTGATGATTCAGAATAA